The DNA window GTGCCTGGACAACTGTGGTGGCAGCGTACCTCTGGCTGCCCTGAGCACCTCGATGGGGACCTCTTCCCCAGCATGCTGGGGGAAGGCTGCCCGAGGCCACAGCTCCCTGCAGTTTTAACATTGCTTCTTGCCTTGGTGGTTGTGCCCAGGATGGGAGCAGGCAGGCTCTAGGGGGctttggctgtgctggggcctcACAAGGTGCCCGTACCCTCGCCTACAGCTGccatctccagcagcaggagcagcagcgcCCGCGCTGCGGGGATTAATCAGCCCGGTAGTACTGCCAGCACTGAGCCAATGCGCTCGGGCTGCTGCCATGGAGACGCAGGCAGATGCTGAGGGGTTTAATTAGCAGTGAACGGATTTgagggaggggagaggcagcagctctgggctcccaCATCTTCCTGCCGGGCGAGGGGGGAACAGCACCAATGCACCCTGCCCACAGCACCCTGCCTGCAGTGCAAGGGGCCATGACCTGGAGGGAGAGTGCAAGTGGGGGCCTGCCTTTTTTCATGTCCACCCCTGCTTctgccctggggctggtgcCCTTAGAGCCTTTGGGGCTCCCTGCACCATTTAGCTGATGGCTCTGAACCCCATACCCTGGCTGCTGCCCTGAAGAAGTGGGGACCACAGCCAGGGTCTCTCTTTGAGGGGGTTTTACTCTAGACCCTCTttcctgccagctcctgcctATGAACCAGTACACCATGGGACAGTGGGGTTGTGGTGGTGCCAAGCCCCAGGGCGCTGCTCCTCCATGGCCCCTGGCTCATCATGTTGGCCAACATTCCAACATTAGTCCCAGCCCTCTCAAAAAATGCTCCTAGGGCAGACAGGGCCCCCACCCTGAGCCAGCAGCAGACACCCCCATGCCTTATCTTTAGGGCAGTCAGGCAGTACCATAGCTGCCAGCCTAGAAGAGCAGGGGCACAGAGGCATGAGTGCGTTTAGGATGCTCTCTATTGGTGACTGCTCAGCCTGTTCTGCTTCTCCTGCCCTCCCTTTCAGAAGCCAGGCCTTAAAATGGTACCAGCAAGTAGAAGGCTTGGTGTTTGCTTTCCCCAGCAAGGTAACAACCCCTTTCTCCACCCAAATCTGTGCCTGGCAGAGATGAAGAGGAGCTGAGAAAGTCCCTCTCGGAGCTGGCAGACCCCAACCCTAAGTCCATCAAGCGCATCAGCAGCTGCAGTAACCCCTTTCTGGACTTCTCCCAAGACTCCAGCATCGCCACCTACAAGCATGGACTGTTAGTGCGCAAGATCCACGCTGATCCGGACTGCAAGAAAAGTAGGTGCCTGGGGAGCCCATGGGAGGGTCTCTGGGGTGAGAGGGCACCAGTGAGCTCCAGAAGcccagcagggagcagagcaggagtcATTGTGACATCTGACTGTGGCATCATGCCAGCCTCCAGCATCAGCCCCCTGTGCCCTGTCTGTGTGGCTGTGATGGGCATAATTGAGGCCTCAGGCTGGGGAGCCTGAAAGCCTCTCCCTGCCTGTCCAGCTCCACCATCAGGGCTGGGCAGAGACTGAGCTGGCATCGGACAGTGCAGCCCTTGCCTGCGGTGCTGAGAATGGGAAAGTTGGGCTGGGCCCCCTGAGGCGTGCATCCTTGCCCCAGAATAGTGGGGACAAGGGAAGGTGTCCTGTGGTGTGATAAACGAGCAGCACagtgagctgctgctggctgggcaCTGCCAGGCACATTCACTGTTTCCTCCTTAAAATCTGCTCTAAGCCCTGGCCATCTGATGTTGCCTTGATCTGATTAGACGCAGCCACACTTTGCAGCCAGCATTACCTGGTGGGCAGCACCGCCTCGGCCCCATCCCAGAGCGGGGAGGCAGCAGTGAAGCTGAGCAGGAGTGGTGAGGCAGGAGGGGAGCGTGGTGAGGCGGGGAGCGAGGTGCGGAGCCCAGCGGTGCGGGCCCCAGGGGGTGGCAGGCAGccccctgccagcagcaccatCTGCCAGGCACACGGCCAGCACAGCTCAGGTGCATGGGGACAGTCCTGGCGTGCTGCTGTCCCCGGGGTGGGGTGACGTGTGCTGCAGCAAGGCTGGCTGGAGGAGGATTGGGGGAGGGTTGcctcccttctctccctgctgCGGCTGACGTCTGGGCTGCTCTCTCCTCCCCGGCAGCACCCCGAGGGAAGCGCGGCTGGAAGCCCTTCCACGCCATCCTGAAGGGGATGATTCTCTACCTGCAGAAGGTAGGCAGCAGTGGGGCTGCTCACATCCACACCAGGGAGAGGGACTGTCCTTGACCCAGGGAAGGAGGTCACAGCAATCCCCACAGTGGCGAGAGAGGGTCTCCCATGCACAGCATTGCAAAGCCCATTCTAATCAGACTCAGCACCATGCCTACTTGAACTCTTGCCCAGGGATCTGGTGGCCTTTCTGTTCCCAGAGTACCTGGGCTCAGAGGGGGTGGTGAAGGTGACTGCCAGACAAGGGCGCTGCAAGTGGGGGCTTGGCTTGGGGAAAGAGGAGGCACTGGGGTCTTTGCTGTGTGGGGGGTTTGGGCTGTAGATGCAGTCTCCTGCAGGCACACACgctgcccagctgcagggcagtgGAACAGCCACTGCGCTGTTGCCAAGCCCATGTTCCCAGGTTATGCAGCCTCTCTCCATGGGTGTAGTgtgggctgggggcagagcCCACAGGAGCCTGGTGGAGGGTGATCTCCAAGGCCCACCACTGCCAGCACTTACCTGCAGTCACTGCAGCCTCGTAGAGCTGACTTATGGGGTGGTGCATCCCTAAACTGGCTCTGAAACGCCCTGTGACTCGCAGGAGGAGTATAAGCCAGGAAAGGCGCTGGCGGAAGAGGAGCTGAAGAACGCTATTAGCATCCATCATTCACTTGCCACGCGGGCATCTGACTACAGCAAGCGACCCAATGTCTTCTACCTCAGGACAGCTGACTGGAGAGTCTTCCTCTTCCAGGCACAGTGAGTCCCCCATGATCACTGCCTGGGCCTCACGCTGGGGCGCAGGGCCTCCTCTGACTGGGGTGGAGGGTAGGATGGGGCTTAGAGCTGCATTGCTTTCTCCTGTCCTGACTCTTTCTGGAAGAAAAGGGACCCAGAATCACTGCTGGGCTATGCCCagctcctcttcttcccacccTATTGGGCTCATGGTGGCCCAGGTGGCATGGGGCAGAGCCCCAGGTGCCATGGCTTGCCAGGGGCAGGTCTGGGGGACCTGGATCTTGGCTGGAGGGCAGGTCCCTCTGGCTGTGACATTGATAGTGCGACTTAGAGCCCACCTGTGGTTTGGCCTTTCTTCCCAGGAACCCTGAACAGATGCACTCATGGATCACACGCATCAATGTGGTGGCAGCCATGTTCTCTGCACCTCCCTTTCCCGCAGCCATTGGCTCCCAGAAGAAATTCAGCCGCCCActgctgcccagctcctgcaccaggCTGTCTCAGGTAGGCCATGACATGGGGAAGCCACGGGCCTGGGACAGACCCCTGGGTTTACTAGTGGCACTGTCCCCCATGGAGGGACCTGTGCGCTTCCTCCCAGTGGGGTGCAGAGCTGAGGGAGCATGGCTGGGGAGCTGCCAAGCAAGGGGGTGCTGAGGCTGGGTTGGGGGCAGTGGGTCTCATTTTGCACAGCAGGGATGGAAGACAGGCAATGGAGTCAAACCTTGGAGGAGAATGTGGTCCTACACCACAGCTACAGGGTCCTGCCAGGGCCAGGACCTTGAAGGGCAGCCAGCCGGGGGGATTAACTGGCGCTCACGCGTGCCAGGACAGTTATTCATAGAGCgggaaggattaaaaaaaaacaccagccTGGTTTTGGAGGGGATTAAATTCTTCTGCATTAAGGCCACAGCCCCCACTCCATGCAGGAGTAGACTGCCCCCAAGGGCCTGTGCTTTTTACCtgccatttaaataaaaagaaaaaataaataacccaGGACCAAAAGCCAAGATCTTGGTTGGACCAGGGAGGGGAGAAATGGATTCTGGCCCCAGCTGGCTCACACTACACACACCTGCAGCTGAGGGGCTGCAAGGGGCTGGGCAGAACAGACAGGGCACTGACATGGTGCCACCCTTCCCCAGGAGGAGCAGGTGAAGAGCCATGAGACCAAGTTCAAGACGatgtcagcagagctgctggagcatCGCTCCTCACTGCCTGAGAAGAAGGTGAAGGGCAAGGAGTATGAGGAGctgaagcagaaggaagagtATCTGGAGTttgaggtgagctgcgggattCCCCCTTTACCTCCAGTTCCTCTTCCCCTGTCTGCTTGGCCATCCCTGAGCAATGGGACCGCCCATCCCCCTGTCCTGGTCAGCTAAATGGCCTTGGGTATAGCAGGTACTGCCACAGtgccccagctctgcacccGCCTGGGCGGGTAAGTGACTCCCTGGGTTTGGAGGCTGGCTGAGATGTGCCATGGCGCTGCCAGTCCCAAAACTGGGTCTCTCTGCCACTGTGGGGCTCCAGTATGGGGGGAAGGGACCATGAgcatccctccccagcccttGAATGCTGGCTGGGGTGGAGGGACCACAAGCATCGCACCCACGCTGAGATGCTGGCTGACAGGACTGCGGCCAGCTTCTCCAcccttctctctgctgctcttgcCCCCTAGAAATCCCGCTATGGCACCTATGCCATGCTGCTGCGAGCCAAGCTGAAGGCTGGCTCTGAGGACCTGGCAGCATTCGAGTCCACCCTCTTTGACACAGCTGATGGGGACGATGATGGCCTGAAAAAATCTCGCTCCAGCCCCTCGCTCAATGCAGAGTCCTCTGGCACGGCCACCAAGGTGAAGCGCAACGTCTCAGAGCGCACCAGCCGCCAGCCCCCTGGCCACCCCCAGAAGTTGTAAGTGAGGGGCATCAGCCACCCGCGCTGCAGCTCGGTTCCTCCCCCACCCCGCGCCAGGGTGGAGGCCACGTACCTGCCGAGACCCTGCATGAGTCCGTCTGTCTGCAGCACAAGCCAGGGGGTGACAGCCCTTCCCTGGCTGCCAGGACCAGCCAGGCATAGCTGCAGCCCCTCCACCAGAGACAGTGGCAGAGCAGGACAGTCCCTGGTCCTTGCCTGCAGGAGTTGCCTGCATCGTCAACCCCATCAGACTTGTTCCTGCCCCTCCTTGTCCTGTGCTTGGCTGCAGGACCCAGtcccccctgccctggggagggagAACCACCAAACCCCACGCACTGGTCTCCATTCTtcagtggttaaaaaaaaaaaagacaaaaatgcagcaaaacaaagccaGCGACCGCTTCTCCTTCAGCTCCGTTGTGCCATAGGGGGCAGACAGGAGGGGGCCAGCCCTGGCCTGTCACCTCtcctggggctggtggccagAGGAGCCAGGGTGATGGCACCTGGCCACCTCCTTGCCACCTCTGCACCCTCCCCGCTTTCTTACAACTTTTGAACGGTTTTTGTGATACAGTTTTGCACTTTTTAGTACCAGATTGAGCTGACCACGAGGGAGTTTTTCTGGGGGCTACTTTTGATGCTTTTTGggaactgttttaaaaaaacaaaaccacaaacccagCCATGTCCTGTAGGCACTGCATTCTGGGGTGGGGAAGAGATTTTTACATGGACTTGGGGGGACAACTGCCTGCCCCCTGCAGCAAGTTGAGCATGGGCTCCTGcgtgtgctgctgcctgcatcccaGCCCCGCTTCGGCACCAGCAACCCTTCAAAGAGAGACAGCACCCAGGTGGTGGCCTTGGGATAGCAGCACCCATTGCTCCGTTCATGGCTGATTTGTGACCTGCCCCGCAGCAGCCTCAGCCAGCCCTGTTTATGCTGCCTGGGTGTGAGCATCGTACCCAAGGTGTGTTGGGCAGCAGTGTGTAAGTACTCCTGCGTGAGGGTGAGAGGTGAACCCCAAAACCAGGGTTGCCTGGGGTCTCTTTGCTGCCCTATCAGACTGCCACAGCCTAGAGCTGGCTTTCCTTCCCATGCTGCTTCTCCAAAGCATGGCCAGGGCCTTGGAGGCAAAGCCCTGTCCGCAGCACTGTGAGGTCCTCATGTTGCATCAGTGGTGGTCTGGCACCTTCCTTGGCCGCAGGCTCCCTCCTCTCCAAGATGAGGGGcaggctggggcagccccaccaccccagcaggggctggaggatgCTTGTCCAGTGGTGGAACATGGCCACAGAGTGCCCAGGGAGGAGTCTGGGGACAGCAGAAGGGCTGCAGGTGTAGGCTGTCAACAGGCTCTGTTCTCAGCTGCCTGGGACCTGGCTGGTTTCAGCACTGACTTTGCGAATGTGTCAAAATTTTTATTCTGCTCTTTTGAGtctattgaaaaagaaaaaaaaaaaaaaaaaaaggagaaataaaataacacaggaaaaaaaaaatcctccctgGCCCCAGGTGGCTTGGGGGGAGAAAAACCTTTGTACAGCTTCTTCTCTCAGTACTGAAGTAAAACTTGCTCTTCACTTCTTGTGTGTGCTGTGGTTTCTCCGGTTTCTCCCCTGCTTGGAGACAGCCCCAGGATGCTGAGGAGGGGGTGGCAGCTGCCTCCTTGCTGCCGAACTCCCAGGCAGGGCTCAGAGGAGTCAGCACCCTGCCTGCTCAGGGTGGGGCTGGAGAGAGGGAGGGCAAAGGCCAATGGAAACTGTGTCCCTTTATTCAGAAGAGGGACCATTAAATAAGAGCAGAGTGGTGGGGGCTGGCTGTGTCCTGTCCCCCCAAGTCCAGACAGCAGGGCCACAGGTCCAGAAGGCACTTGCATGGGCAGAGTGAGGGGGCATGCAGCCCCTCCCTGGTGGGTGTGGGGGCTGCTGGCCCCTCAGTGCACCTGTGGCTGCTGGCTGTGAGGCAGCTCACTCCCTGACCCCGGCTTCAGGGCCAGCACGGGCGCCTGCTCCTCCTCCACTGACTCACTGCCATAGGCGCTGTCTTCCTTCAGCTCTGCAAAGCAATCCCCGGGTGCTGTCAGTGACATGGGGTCAGGGGGGCAGGAGTAACACCCCCACCAGCTCCACGCTCCCCAtacctgtgctctgcagctttTCCATTGCCTCAGTTTTGTGGAGCATCTTCACAGCCTTGCGGAGCCCCATAGAGTCCAGCGCCTCCAGCAGTCCCCCCAGGCTGCCCCCTGccagctgcagagacagggcactGAGTAGGGCTGGTGGCAGGACAGACATGGGTGACAGGGGCACCCCAGCCAGGCACTGACCTCATAACTGCGCAGTAGGCTGATACTGGGTGAGGGGGTGTCCTTGTAGGTCTCCACCAGGCTGCAGAGCCCCAAGCGTTTGGCCAGCTCAATCCAGTCTGACCCGCTGCAGTCCTGgttcagcagctgctccagcccttgCAGCACCTCACTGTCCAGCGACAGGACCTTCCCTGCACAGGAGATGCCTCTGTCACACACTGCCCATCCTTGCCAGCAGGgtgctctgctgcccaggcGCAGCACTGTCAGGGTAGAGGGGTTGCTCACCTGGCCGGGGGGCAGCGGGCAGTTCTGCCTCAGGGCCCTGCTTGGAGGCCTGCAGCAGGATCTCCCGCACCTGCAGACAGGTGCATGGCTGTCAGCATCCCCTAAAGCACCAGCCAATGCTCCCGCACCTCCCCACAGGACACAGAGGGACATTGGCATCCCCGCAGGAGCATCTCCTGGagctctgctccttccctgctgtGGCCCTAAGGGAAATGATCCCAGGGAATTTGTTCCACCGCACCACACACCTTCTGGCTCCGAGTCAGGTCCAGGGGCATGTGGCAGCGGcgctgcctgtgccctgcctgcctgTGCCCCTGTGCAGGGGGCTCGGGGTTGGTGCCACGCTCCACAGCTGGGGATGGCTCCCCCAGGTCCATGGACAGCTCTTGCTCCTCAGTGTCAGCATCCGTGTCACTGCTGGCCTCTGATGAGGATGGGCTCACAGGCTCGTCATTCTCACACAGCACATCTGCTCCTGTCAGGAAAGGTGGACAGAGCCCCTAGAAGTGAAGGTCGGCCCAGGGGTCTGCCCTGTGCCCAGCCACCTCCCAGTAcaggcagctggggctgtggggaagcaaaaggagaagagggaagGCAGCACCTTACCAGCCTTGAGGAGCAGCTTGGTGAGCGTAGGGGAGCCCAGGCCAGCAGCAAGGTGCAAGGGGGTGTTCCCAGCAAAGGTCCGGCTGGTGACATCTGCTCCCAGCTATGGAGAAAGGTGCAAGGCCATGAGGATGGGCTTTCTGGGTACTGCCCCTCCCTCCCTGTCACCCTAATATCACAGGGGACACCTTACTTCTGCCAGGGTCCTGTGAGAGGCTGTGCCCCATCCCACAACCATCAGCTCTCCATACCTTCTTCACCAGGTGGGTGGCCATGTTCAGGTTCTCCATCTCCACAGCCAGGTGCAGGGGCGTCCTCCCACCCTGCCTCTCCACTGCATTCACATCCGCTCCCTTCTTGACCAGCAGGTCCAGGCAGGCCAAACTCTTTGCCTTCACGGCCAAGTGCACAGGCAGGAGGCCTGCAATAGCGGAGAGGCTCAGCAGCCCTCCAGCTGAGCCCCCCAATAACACCATCAGGTACTTGCCCATCATCTCCCAGCTCCACTCACCATGGAAATTGGGCAAGCAGAGCAGGTAAGGGGCAGCTGAGCCCAGGTGTGACAGCAGCGTCCTCAGCATCTCTTCATCGCCAGCCTGGAGCGCCAGGTGCAACAGGGAATTGCCGTAGCGGTCCAGCAAGGTGGGGTCAGCGCGGgcttgcagcaggagctggaccACTTGGGGCTGCTTGGTGATGACTGCCAGATGCAACGGCGTctgtgggacagcagcaccCTCTCAGCATCGCTCACAAGAGGAGCTGAGTCCTGCACCACCATACTTACCAGCATGACTGCACCATTCTCAGCCCTGCAGCTtctcctcagcaggagcagcaacaGGAACCCCTGGGATCAGGAAATGAGAGGGAGCCCCAGGTAAAGAGCAAGCAGCTGTCCTGAGAAACTTGTACCTGCTGCAGGTTGTTGGAGATGTTGATGATCTGCTGGGTGGGGATGCCAACGATGACCTCGATCAGCTGCTTGATTACAGCCGTCTGCTCATGGATAATGGCGAGGTGCAAGGGCCTGCAGGGAGAGCGGGGGTGGCCCCTGGCTCAGCTCTATGCCTCTCTAGGTCTTCCCTGTCACCTCCCAGCCCCTAGCGTCCCCAAAACCGCTCTGATGACCAACAAGGCTTCATCACTCTCCCCCTGAAACCTTCGTGCACTCACGTGTCTCCGTTCTCATCCTGCGACGCAGCCAGGTGCCTCTGGACCGCCAGCAGCATGCGGGGGTCAGCAGTGACCGAGTAGTCAAGCAGGGCATGGGCATTGCGACGGGCCAGTGCCAGCATccacagctggcacagctgggctggggggcaAAGCAGGACATCACCCCTGGGAGTGGCAGCTACATCCACCCTGCTGCATTCCCCTGGGTGCAGAGGAGAGAGGCACCCAGCCCCAAAAGGTCCCCAGTCCTTGTCCCCTC is part of the Columba livia isolate bColLiv1 breed racing homer chromosome 6, bColLiv1.pat.W.v2, whole genome shotgun sequence genome and encodes:
- the PSD gene encoding PH and SEC7 domain-containing protein 1 isoform X5; amino-acid sequence: MSQLVLDSDSEMDSVEQLALGSTDTLSNGHKADLEAAKRLAKRLYNLDGFKKADVARHLGKNNEFSRMVAGEYLKFFVFTGMSLDQALRSFLKELALMGETQERERVLAHFSQRYYECNPNAISSEDGAHTLTCALMLLNTDLHGHNIGKRMSCSDFIGNLEGLNGGTDFPKELLKTLYGSIKNEKLQWAIDEEELRKSLSELADPNPKSIKRISSCSNPFLDFSQDSSIATYKHGLLVRKIHADPDCKKTPRGKRGWKPFHAILKGMILYLQKEEYKPGKALAEEELKNAISIHHSLATRASDYSKRPNVFYLRTADWRVFLFQAQNPEQMHSWITRINVVAAMFSAPPFPAAIGSQKKFSRPLLPSSCTRLSQEEQVKSHETKFKTMSAELLEHRSSLPEKKVKGKEYEELKQKEEYLEFEKSRYGTYAMLLRAKLKAGSEDLAAFESTLFDTADGDDDGLKKSRSSPSLNAESSGTATKVKRNVSERTSRQPPGHPQKL
- the NFKB2 gene encoding nuclear factor NF-kappa-B p100 subunit isoform X2 — its product is MLGLDRLLRPASSSPCLDGIDYGDFDFTSHMMEQKEPLMETVEGPYLVIIEQPKQRGFRFRYGCEGPSHGGLPGASSEKGRKTYPTVKICNYTGMARIEVDLVTHSDPPRVHAHSLVGKQCNEAGNCVTIVGPKDMTAQFSNLGVLHVTKKNMMEIMKEKLKQQKMRNRSHQLTEAELREIELEAKELKKVMDLSIVRLRFTAYLRDSNGNFTLALQPVISDPIHDSKSPGASNLKISRMDKTAGSVRGGDEVYLLCDKVQKDDIEVRFYEDDENGWQAFGDFSPTDVHKQYAIVFRTPPYHKPKIDRPVTVFLQLKRKRGGDVSDSKQFTYYPVVEDKEEVERKRKKVLPQFPQHFGGGSHMGGAGGGAGGFGSGGGGNLSFPYSPGLAYNSIYSPGPHPVGGYQGGVQMKGPEAEGPGSDRQVPAESTYCRELQQHAQLCQLWMLALARRNAHALLDYSVTADPRMLLAVQRHLAASQDENGDTPLHLAIIHEQTAVIKQLIEVIVGIPTQQIINISNNLQQTPLHLAVITKQPQVVQLLLQARADPTLLDRYGNSLLHLALQAGDEEMLRTLLSHLGSAAPYLLCLPNFHGLLPVHLAVKAKSLACLDLLVKKGADVNAVERQGGRTPLHLAVEMENLNMATHLVKKLGADVTSRTFAGNTPLHLAAGLGSPTLTKLLLKAGADVLCENDEPVSPSSSEASSDTDADTEEQELSMDLGEPSPAVERGTNPEPPAQGHRQAGHRQRRCHMPLDLTRSQKVREILLQASKQGPEAELPAAPRPGKVLSLDSEVLQGLEQLLNQDCSGSDWIELAKRLGLCSLVETYKDTPSPSISLLRSYELAGGSLGGLLEALDSMGLRKAVKMLHKTEAMEKLQSTELKEDSAYGSESVEEEQAPVLALKPGSGSELPHSQQPQVH
- the NFKB2 gene encoding nuclear factor NF-kappa-B p100 subunit isoform X1 — translated: MLGLDRLLRPASSSPAGGRPRADMDEQFQPCLDGIDYGDFDFTSHMMEQKEPLMETVEGPYLVIIEQPKQRGFRFRYGCEGPSHGGLPGASSEKGRKTYPTVKICNYTGMARIEVDLVTHSDPPRVHAHSLVGKQCNEAGNCVTIVGPKDMTAQFSNLGVLHVTKKNMMEIMKEKLKQQKMRNRSHQLTEAELREIELEAKELKKVMDLSIVRLRFTAYLRDSNGNFTLALQPVISDPIHDSKSPGASNLKISRMDKTAGSVRGGDEVYLLCDKVQKDDIEVRFYEDDENGWQAFGDFSPTDVHKQYAIVFRTPPYHKPKIDRPVTVFLQLKRKRGGDVSDSKQFTYYPVVEDKEEVERKRKKVLPQFPQHFGGGSHMGGAGGGAGGFGSGGGGNLSFPYSPGLAYNSIYSPGPHPVGGYQGGVQMKGPEAEGPGSDRQVPAESTYCRELQQHAQLCQLWMLALARRNAHALLDYSVTADPRMLLAVQRHLAASQDENGDTPLHLAIIHEQTAVIKQLIEVIVGIPTQQIINISNNLQQTPLHLAVITKQPQVVQLLLQARADPTLLDRYGNSLLHLALQAGDEEMLRTLLSHLGSAAPYLLCLPNFHGLLPVHLAVKAKSLACLDLLVKKGADVNAVERQGGRTPLHLAVEMENLNMATHLVKKLGADVTSRTFAGNTPLHLAAGLGSPTLTKLLLKAGADVLCENDEPVSPSSSEASSDTDADTEEQELSMDLGEPSPAVERGTNPEPPAQGHRQAGHRQRRCHMPLDLTRSQKVREILLQASKQGPEAELPAAPRPGKVLSLDSEVLQGLEQLLNQDCSGSDWIELAKRLGLCSLVETYKDTPSPSISLLRSYELAGGSLGGLLEALDSMGLRKAVKMLHKTEAMEKLQSTELKEDSAYGSESVEEEQAPVLALKPGSGSELPHSQQPQVH